In the Sphingobacterium sp. PCS056 genome, CGTAACGCCCTGGCATTTGCAGTACACAAGTTTTTCAATGATAAAGATTTTGTATATATGCATACTCCAATTATCACAGGATCTGATGCCGAAGGTGCAGGAGAAATGTTCCGTGTGACAGCACTAGATCTCAATAATCTTCCACGTACAGAAAGTGGTGACATTGACTTTAAAGAAGATTTTTTCGGCAAATCAACAAACTTAACAGTTTCTGGACAATTAGAAGGTGAACTAGCTGCAATGGCATTTGGCAACATCTATACATTTGGACCAACATTTCGTGCTGAAAATTCAAATACGACACGTCACTTAGCAGAATTCTGGATGATTGAACCAGAGATGGCGTTTTACGAATTAGAAGATAACATGGATCTTGCAGAAGATTTGCTCAAATATGTGATCAAATATGCACTGGATACATGCCCCGAAGAAATTGAATTCTTAAAAACACGTTTATTAGAAGAAGAAAAAAATAAACCTGCTGCAGAAAGAGCAGAGCTAAATCTAATCGACAAATTAACATTTGTACTCAACAATGATTTCGAACGTGTAACCTATACAGAAGCCATTGATATATTAAAACGTAGCAAACCAAATCAAAAGAAGCAATTCAAATACTTAATTGACGAATGGGGAGCTGATTTACAATCCGAGCACGAACGTTATTTAGTTGAGAAACACTATAAAAAACCAGTCATACTCATTGATTATCCAGCGGAGATCAAATCATTTTATATGAAGCAAAATGATATTGATGCCAACGGGCACAAAACAGTACGTGCTATGGATATACTTTTCCCTGGTATCGGTGAGATGGTAGGCGGATCCCAACGCGAAGAAAATCTGGACAAGTTATTAACCAGAATGGCTGAAGTTAATATCCCAGCAGAAGAAATGGAATGGTTTTTAGATACACGTCGTTATGGTTCGGCACCTCACTCAGGATTTGGATTAGGATTTGAGCGTTTAGTATTATTCGTAACAGGTATGACCAATATTAGAGATGTCATCCCATTTCCGCGCACGCCAAACAACGCAGAATTTTAATCAATAGCAAACACATAAAAAGCGGTCAAAACCCATTCAGTTTTGGCCGCTTTTCTTTTATATACAAATAATTTGTAATTTAGCAATATATCAAAGTCTTATGTTAGTCCGAATATACGATAATAATCCAAATGAGAAATCAATACAACAAGTAGTTGATATTCTAAAAAAAGGTGGAGTTATCATCTACCCCACCGATACGGTTTACGGTATCGGATGCGACATTACGAATCAGAAAGCTATTGAAAAAGTTTGTGAAATTCGAGGGTTAAAAGCCGACAAGGCCAATCTATCCTTTATTTGCTATGACCTGACAGATATATCACTATATACCAAACCTTTCGATACAACAGTCTTTAGGGTATTAAAAAAAGCTCTACCTGGACCATTCACTTTTATATTCAATGCCAGTAGCCAAGTTCCAAAATTATTAAGTTCAAAAAAGAAAACTGTAGGTATTCGGGTTCCTGATAATAATATCGTACGTGAAATAGTTCGTGTACTGGGCAACCCCATTGTCACAGCCTCCATTCGTGATGAAGACGACATTTTAGAATATTCGACAGATCCTGAACTCATTCACGAAAAATATGAAAACTTGGTCGATTTAGTTATTGATGGCGGTTACGGTGATAATGTTGCCTCAACAGTTGTAGATCTGACAGAAGGTGAATTTGAAATCATCAGAGCTGGTAAAGGAAATTTAGAGGAATATCTATAAGATATTCCTATTCTCCACCTGTTCTTTTAAAGCCACATTAAAAGACTTAAAATCATTGTAGGTTACACCATAGATCATCTTTCGAAAAAAATAAATCAACACTCCCGAAAAGTATTCTCCTTGAGTCAAAACTGTTTCATGATCAGATTTTTTCTCGAGTATAAAATAATGTTCACCATCAAACAATCCTGGTACAATAAGACTACCCTTCCAACGAAGTTCCTTCAAAGGAGTAATGTTTAGAAACAGAGGATTCATATTCATACTGGGCCCCTTAGACTGTTCTAATCTAACCTTAGATCTTTGTCCAACACTTGGAATAGAAAAAAACTGCTTTATTGTAGGACTCCAGTCCGGATATTTATTAAAATCAGACAATACGATCCAAACCGATTCGATTGAAGCTTTAATAGTGATTGAATTTTCGATATGTGCTTTCATATACCAAAACTAGTATATTCAAACAACCATGCCCTTGACTTTTATCAAGAATTTATCTTCGCTCTAATACGGCTCAAAGTTTCAGGAGACATACCCAATACAGAAGCTATATATTGAAGAGGAACACGATTAAACAGCGCTTTATTCTGTTCAAAATACAAATGGTAACGTTCCTCAGCCGTATGAGCTATAAAATTATAAATACGATCTTCTAATTGTAAAAAACACTTGGCAATAAATCGCTTCTCTAAACGATTCCAGTCAGGTATATGTGTTTCAAATTGAAGATAATCCTTTTTAGAAATGGAAAGCAATTTAGTATCTGTCAACATCTGGATGCTCCAACGCGCAGGTTGATCAAAAAGAAATGAAGATAGATCCGTAACAAAGTACCCCTCCTGTCCTATCCATTGTGTAACCTCGCCTGAGGCCGTTTCTTTAAAAACCCTTACGATCCCAGATTGAATAAAACTCAATCGCTCACAACGATTATACTGTTCTAAAAAATAGGTGCCTTTTGACAGATTTTCTTCCAAGAAAGAAGATAATATAGGTGTTAGGTTCTTTGGAGAAATATCAAAAAGTTGAATGATTTGGGATTCAAAAAATGTATTCATCTATTGAAGATAATCATTTCAAATTAAATTATAGGACCACTAGCTCCTCGACAATAACACGGCCCACATGCTCATTGACACGCCCGAGTATCTGTTTACGCATTAAAACCAGTTCATTTTTAATAACTGCAGATTCGACTTTCACAAATAGCTTTTTATCTTTGATATAAATTTGCTTTGTACGGTTAGCAATAGCTTTACCAATCAATGTCGGCCACACTGCCAAAATAGAAGTTTCCTCAAATTTACGTTTTAATTTGTATGCATCAAGAAGACGTTCAATAGCTTCCTTTATGGTGATATCATCACTAGAACGAATATATTCCAATGCACCTTTATACTTCTTATCATACATAAACTTCACCTCCTGCTATGTCAAAGATACGTACTGGACTAGCAATCGCATCAAAAATTCGCTTAATTCTTTTTGCATCTGTATCTGTCAGAAAAATTTGACCAAATTCATCATCCGAAACCATCTGCATCAACTTGTGGGTACGCTTATCATCCAATTTATCAAAGATATCATCCAAAAGCAAAAGAGGTTTAAACCCTTTCTTTTGTTGAAAGAAAGAATATTGGGCTAGTTTTAATGCGATTAAAAAAGATTTTTGTTGTCCCTGAGACCCAAATTTTTTCAAAGGCATGCCTCCGTGAATCGTAAAAATCAAATCATCTTTATGGATACCAACCGAAGTTCTCTCCAACGCGCGATCCCGATCAAGATTTTTCTCTAAAATATTCAAAAACGAATCCTCCATTAAAGGAGACTCATAGACAAGCTGAACAGTCTCAGCATTCTCAGTAAGATATAGATAATGACGATCAAACTCCGGCTGAAATTCAGTCATAAAAGCAACACGTTTACCATATATTACTGTACCAACTTCTTCAAGTTGCATATTTAAAACCTCAACAAGCCCCAAATCCAATACACCACTTTGCTTAGCCTGCTTCAACAGCATATTACGTTGGGCAATGATCTTATTATAAATGATAAGTGTATCCAGGTATTTATTATCAGTCTGAGAAATGACATTATCAATAAATTTACGGCGTTCTTCACTACCATCCGTAATAATCATACTGTCATTAGGAGAAATCATCACTAAAGGAAATTGACCGATATGATCAGCCAATCTAGGATAATCTTTTTTATTCTTCTTGAACTGTTTCTTTTGATTACGTTTGATGCTACAGGATATCACATCATGAAGCTGATCCTTTTCAAAAGACCCCTGCAACATAAACCAATCTTGGCCCTGTTTGATATGTTGCGAGTCAATGGGATTAAAATAACTTTTACACAAAGAAAGATAGTGGATAGCATCCAACAGATTTGTCTTACCAACACCATTATCCCCGGCAAAAGCATTTACCTCTGGCAAGAATTCTAAAGAAGATTCTGAATAATTTTTAAAATTTAAAACTGAAAGCTGACGCAACCACATAGCACAAAGATACGCTATTTTGAACAGGAAGTCATTTATTTTATTTCCTCAAAATCTACAAATTCACCAGCATCGTCAGCCACTTTTCTTTTATGTTCCTGTTTAGGTGGAACATAATCTACCGAAATACGTCCATCGTTTTTTGGTGCCGATTGTGAGCGGTTATCACCTTGACCAAATGTCTCATAATGGAAAGAACCCCCTCCATTGGTATAAGTAGAGCCACCTTGCTGCTGCGCTTTTTTCATAAGCTTTTCCGCAGCCTTACGCATCGCAAATGGTAATAATAATCGTATTAAGAATTTAACTAAATACCATACAGCGAAAGCAATCAATAAAAATTTTAATAATCCTGCCATAACTTTATATTCGTTGTCATTTTATCAAAAATAATGAAACTCTTTTAAATCACTTGTCTTACAAATGTCAGTATATTTTGATTTAACAATTTTTAAGTATTTCTAAGTACAAGACTTTGCTTGTTCAATAGCGCGAAATAGTTCATCTTGACGTTGTGTACCGATCACATATACCAGACCATCCTTGTCCGTAAGCCAAACAGCATCTTTACCACCTGCATAAAATTTGATCTTCCCATTGATATGAAGATTATATACCGGATTATTAAAGAAAAATTTACTAAATGGCTTCTTTTCAATCTTGACAATCGAACTTAATTCGATTTTAACCAAGCGAGTTGTCCATAATCCGCTTAACATGACCTTACCCTCAAATACCTCAATACGGTACAATAAAAGATACATCATAACCACAGATGTAATGATGATCGCGATACCAACAAGCATAAATAATTGGCTAGAAAGTAATTGATCAATATTTAGATACACTGCTGTAAAACAAAACAAAGCAAGAACCAAACGCACACTTATCCACACGCGGTCTCGTCCCAAATATTGGTTCTCAGTATATAGAAGTCCCTCTTTCATCATACTATTTACAAATTAAAACAAACACTTTTTTAGTATTTCCACTTATTTTATATCGATTATCGAGTTGATAAGTCGCTACCCAGATGATGTCCCCGTTACCATTTACTAAAATCGGAATATTTTCCTTCTCAAAAACATTCACCTTATAATTTGTAAAAAGATCACTCAACTTCTTTCTTCCCGTCATTCCCAAAGGATAGAAAAAATCACCAGTTTTCCAAGCACGCAACGTCAATGGAAAAACCAACAATTCGGCATCTATTTTTGCCATCTGCTTATCTGGTACTATAGACAAATCAAAACTATAATCACATGTGACATTATAATTCCTCCAAGATACAGATTTAGTTTCTGAAGTAATAACAGTTTCATTATCCTGCTTATACTCCTTTTCACGAATGATCAAAAAATCGCGATCTAATAATAAATCATAGCACTCCGACTGAAAAAGTCGACCAGATTCTTTATCAAAACAAGTTTGAAGATCTGCCAATACATTTTTACTAAAACAAAATGGGGAAAACAGTTCATATAGCAGAGGCAAATCCGTTATATGTTTGCGAAGCACTTCTTTTTCGATAATCCACTCATCATGCTCTTTAGAAAAAATAGAATCCCGAAGAGGAGCAATAAACTGCTGCAGTAACGTATAGCTTTCCTTAAAATGAGCGATGTTCTGCTCAAATACCCGCTCAAAATCAGGCTGTATTTTCTTAAATTGAGGAATAATATCGATACGTACTTTGTTACGAGCATATTTCGTTGAAAAATTTGATTGATCATCACGATATGGGATTTGGTATTCCTGAACATAATGCAATACCTCCTCAGCTTTAAGAAACAGTAAAGGACGAATCAACCGGTCACGTTTTGCCTGAATTCCCTGCAGACCTTGAAGACCTGTTCCACGGGAGAGGTTTAGGAGTACTGTTTCTATATGATCATTCAAGTGCTGTGCAACAGCTATCTTGTCAAAACTTAAAGCTTCTCTTAATTCCTCAAACCAAGAATAACGCAGTTCACGGGCAGCCATCTGTATAGAGATTCCTCTCTTTGAAGCCACCTGTTCTGTATCGAAATGCTTAACATAAAAAGGAATACCATGTGCTTCAGCAAAATCCCGAACCAGGCACTCATCCAGATCAGATTCTGCACCACGTAATCCAAAATTACAATGAGCAATAGCTATCTGATAACCGGCCTTTGCCAATAAAAAGGTCAAAAGCATCGAATCGCGTCCACCGCTCACTGTTAACAAGATCTTATCATGAGCCTCAAAAAGACTGTTATCCTTGATAAAAAATGTTAATCTTTCCAGCAAATTCATATATCAAAGATAATGTATATTTATTGAGCATATATTTGTTTAAATGAAAAATTACCATTAATCAACAAGTTCAATTAAAATACATATTTTTGTCTCTGTGAAACAATACTTTCTGTCCTTTATATTTATGGCCCTCGGCCTCATGCTAGCATCTGCACAACAGCAAGATGAACTCCGTTTATTGTCGTCCTCAAACATGATCACTGGTATGTCTAATAATGCAATGTTTTATCGACCAGTATTTGAGCATAAAGGATCGACACTCTCAGCCGATAGTGGATACTTACATAAAGACGAAATTGGTAGACAATTTTTTGAAGCCTATAGCAATGTCATCATAACACAACCAACCGGAACGCAAATATTTGCCGATAAACTTCACTATGATGCAGCATCACAAAATGCAACACTAACGCAAAACGTCCGTATGGTCAGTCGATCTTCCATCTTGACTACCAATCATTTGCAGTATAATATGAGGAGTAGTGTGGGTAATTATTACGGAGGCGGACGTATTACAAGCGGTACCGATACCATCACAAGTACCAATGCCACTTATTTCGAAAATACGCAAGATGCCTTTTTTAATAAAAAAGTGGTGGTGCGAACACCCAATGTCAAAATATATACCGATTCCATGAAGTATAATTCGCCTAGCAGTATGACTTACTTCTATACCCCGACCAATATCAAAGGGAATAAAGGCGAAAATCTATACACAGAAAAAGGAGATTATAATACAAACACCGGTGTTGCCAATTTCACCAAGAAAAACCTATATACCGAAGGTAGTAAAATGCTTAAAGGTGATACTTTACACTATGACAGACGTACAGGGGAAGGACAAGCGATTCGCAACGTTGTTTTTATTGATACCACAGACAAATTTTACGCATACGGGAACAAAGGATTATACCGCCAATCCGACGAATCCATTACCATGACCGACAAACCTTTGATCATCTCTGTCGTAAAAAAAGATAGTACTCAGCGAGATTCAACAGATAGACCTACATCCAAAAACACATCTAACAAAGAAATCAAGAAAAAAGATAAAAACGAGAAAAAAGAAGAAGTTGTTGCCAAAGAAGAAAATCAATCAAATGGCAATAAACCTATTAAAATAGACGCAGTAACATTGCCAAAAGACTCTGTTCAGATGGATTCTATTTTTATGACCGCAGATACACTCTTCTCGAAAATGATTCTACGTAGCGCATACATACCAAAAAATTTCAAACTAAGTCGTGATGGAGGAGAGTTAGATGTAGAAGTCGATGAAGACTATGGTGACGATGAAGATAGCACAAGTACCAATTTTACAGAAGGTCTAGATTCACTTCAGTTGAAAGGTGATACCTTAGCAAAAAAAGAAGTAAAATTACAGGTAAACCCCAAAAATACAAAAGACAAATCCACCATTCTGAAAGAATCGACGAAACAAAATACTAAAAAAGAAAATTCAACATCCAGTAAGGCACCTGCAAAACCTGTTATTAAAGATTTAAATCGATTTGAGTTAGAAAAAAACAGCAAAGCAGATAGTCTACTAAGAAAAAATGCAGTCGTCCCAAAAGCAGATTTTAGTGATCAAATCTTTAATAAAGCCCTACGATCTGCAAAAAATAATACGGGGCAGTCCGCAAGTCCACCCGACACGGCAAAAACCCGTATTGTAAAAGCATATCATAATGTACGGATGTTTAAATCAGATTTTCAAGCTGTTGCGGATTCAGTTTATTATGGCATGGCAGATTCCATGTTCAGATTAATGGGAAAACCAATGATTTGGGCCGAAAAATCACAAATATCCGGAGATACAATTTTTTTACAATTTGTCAATCAAAAATTGGACAACACCTTGATTGTAGGCAATGCCTTCATGGTAAATGCTACATTAGATTCTGTCAAATATAACCAATTAAAAGGACGTAAAATAACAGGATTCTTTGATAAAAATAGTTTAGAGCGCATGTTTGTTGATGGAAATGCCGAAAATATCATCTATGTCGTTAATGAAGAAACCAATGTCGCCACAGAGTTATTCCACGACAGAAGTAGTCGTATTAAGATTTACATGGAAAATAATAAATTAAAAGAATATGTTTCCATACGAAAGGTAGATGGCAAAGTTTACCCAATTGCCCAGTTGACACAAGAAAAAGAATTCCTTCCAGGATTTATTTGGAAACCAGAAGACAGACCAAAGTCAAAACAAGACTTACTCAATCGAAAACGATCAGTTGCCAAAGAAGAAATAAAAGCACCGCAAGCTGAAAGCAAAGAAGGAAAACCGAAAGAAAAAATATTAAAAAATATAGACAAAGAGATTGAAGATAACGTTCCAGAAACGATGAAAAAACAAATTGAAGTAAAGGAACAAATCAAACAAGTTGAACCGAGACCCGTCTCCCCAACTCAGACACCGATCAAAAGATAATTAAAATCTGATTTAAACAGAATTTACAAAATTCATCTCCTGATTGAAGTTATTACATAAAAAAGGTCTGATTACTCTTATCAGACCTTTTTTATGTAATAGGAATAGTCTTCCTCATCAGTAAGTAAACACCACACCAGCTCCCAAACCCATATCACTATCATAGTGAGCTCCCAATGAAATGTATTTTGTCCATACATAACGAGAACCAACAGTATATTCTTTATCCGTATTAACCATCCAATTCATTCGTAGACGTGGAGTTAACGGAATATCTTCCCTTCCCAATTGAAAACGTAGTTTACCATTAGTATCCACGCGCATATCAGCTATCACCAACCAAGGTAAAGTATAAGCAACACCGAATACAGGAACTTTACGATTACTTTTGTTCGCCTTCTGACCAAACATATTACGTTCAGGATCCCCAAACAAGTTTTTTTCATGACCAGTTAGTTTTTTATAATGATAATCAAAACCAACATAAGGCATCACATACTGCATTTTATCAATGAACCGTCCCACCGTTGTTTCGCTCTCGTATCCCTGGGAAGCTTTATAACCCACATTCCACATTTGAGAAATCTGCCAACGTGTGTTTGAATAAGTAACCAATCCCTCAGTACCATTACTCTGTACACTAGCTTCACCAGATAAAGTAAACATACGATCATCCATTTGCACCATCTTATAGGCTTTTACTGGATCATGAATTTCTGGATTTGGTTCAGAATTTTCATACGTAAATATCCTCCCCATACCACTCATCATATGGTAAAGAATGTGGCAATGAAAAAACCAATCTCCGTCCTCAGTTGCTGCAAACTCCAGTGTCAATGTTTCCATAGGCATAATATCCACCACATTTTTAAGAGGCGAACGCTCACCATATTGATTGACCAATCGAAAATCATGTCCATGGAGATGCATAGGGTGTCGCATCATAGAATTATTATAGAGTTTAATTCGAACATTTTCTCCACGTTTGATCAAAATTTTATCTGATTCCGAAACCGTCTTATTATTCAAAGTCCATACGTAACGGTTCATATTACCAGTCAACTCAAAACTTAGATCTTTCCAGGGTCCATTAGGAAGCGTTGTGACCTCTACCGATTGCAACATGTTATAGTTTAAGGTTAGTAAATCGCCCTTCCCTGTATGATTGTGGTCATGCTCTAATTGTTTTCCCTCAATGCCTTTCGTCAACTCCAGATCCATTCCACATTTGGGACAGGTACCTGGCTTATCAGAAACAACATCAGGATGCATGGGACATACATACACTTTTTTGTTAGTTGAATGATCAGCAACATTTGAACTCGACTTCTTCAACTCAGGATACATAACAGCATTCATATCGACCTGCTGTAAACTCATTTCATGCCCCATGGGTTTCATATCACCGTTCATCTTCATCATACCATTCATCATCTTCATTCCCGCAAAATAATCCAGTTTAGGCAATTTATCAGCAGGCATATCCATACCCGACCCAAGCCATAATGAAGCATGGTTAGTACGATCTTCAGCAGTAGCTAAAAATTCATACTTCATATTCTCAGGAATAGTAACCACCACATCATAAGTTTCTGAAGGAGCGATGAGCATACGATCCACCTCTACAGGCCTTACATCATTAGCATCATTGGCGATAACTTTGAGTTTACCACCAGCAAAACTAAGCCAAAAATAAGTAGATGCACTACCATTAACAATTCTTAATCGAACTTGATCACCCGCCTTGAATTGTGATAAATGTTGTGTTGGAGCACCATTCAATAAAAATTTTTCATAGTACACATCACTCACATCCATCGCGGTCATTCGCTTCCATTCATTAGTCAATTTAACGCCCAATCGCCCCGCTTTAATAGCTTCACTATAACTTTGTGTTGTTTTCTTTTTAATAGCGAACCAATCATTACCCGCGTGCAACCGTCGATTGATTTCGTGCGGATTCATATCACTCCAATCACTTAACACAACTGGTATTGTAGGGATATCAGGTTCAGTCCTTTTGTTAAAAATCAACGCACCATACAGCCCGATTTGTTCTTGAAGAGAAAAATGACTATGATACCAAAAAGTGCCATCTTGCAGCACCGGAAATTTATAGACATAAGTCTTGTGAGGAGGTATAGGATGTTGTGTCAAATGTGCTACACCATCCATGCGATTAGGTAAAAATATACCATGCCAATGCACACTAGTCGGTTCATCACTTTGATTGTGTACATAAATAAGTGCCGTATCACCAACTGTAAAAACTAAGGTAGGAGCAGGAAGACTGCCATTTACAGCAATAGCTTGACGCTTTTTACCAGTAAAATTCACAATTGAATCAGTAACGAATAAATCATAACGAATAGTTTTAACATCAGC is a window encoding:
- the asnS gene encoding asparagine--tRNA ligase encodes the protein MEHTRIKELLNATDFGHEVIVKGWVKTFRNNQFIAINDGSSVHNIQAVVDFENTPEALLKRITTGAALRVKGNLVESQGKGQKVEIKVNELTILGDSDAEKYPLQPKKHSLEFLREIAHLRFRTTTFNAVFKVRNALAFAVHKFFNDKDFVYMHTPIITGSDAEGAGEMFRVTALDLNNLPRTESGDIDFKEDFFGKSTNLTVSGQLEGELAAMAFGNIYTFGPTFRAENSNTTRHLAEFWMIEPEMAFYELEDNMDLAEDLLKYVIKYALDTCPEEIEFLKTRLLEEEKNKPAAERAELNLIDKLTFVLNNDFERVTYTEAIDILKRSKPNQKKQFKYLIDEWGADLQSEHERYLVEKHYKKPVILIDYPAEIKSFYMKQNDIDANGHKTVRAMDILFPGIGEMVGGSQREENLDKLLTRMAEVNIPAEEMEWFLDTRRYGSAPHSGFGLGFERLVLFVTGMTNIRDVIPFPRTPNNAEF
- a CDS encoding L-threonylcarbamoyladenylate synthase is translated as MLVRIYDNNPNEKSIQQVVDILKKGGVIIYPTDTVYGIGCDITNQKAIEKVCEIRGLKADKANLSFICYDLTDISLYTKPFDTTVFRVLKKALPGPFTFIFNASSQVPKLLSSKKKTVGIRVPDNNIVREIVRVLGNPIVTASIRDEDDILEYSTDPELIHEKYENLVDLVIDGGYGDNVASTVVDLTEGEFEIIRAGKGNLEEYL
- a CDS encoding SRPBCC domain-containing protein, translated to MKAHIENSITIKASIESVWIVLSDFNKYPDWSPTIKQFFSIPSVGQRSKVRLEQSKGPSMNMNPLFLNITPLKELRWKGSLIVPGLFDGEHYFILEKKSDHETVLTQGEYFSGVLIYFFRKMIYGVTYNDFKSFNVALKEQVENRNIL
- a CDS encoding Crp/Fnr family transcriptional regulator; translated protein: MNTFFESQIIQLFDISPKNLTPILSSFLEENLSKGTYFLEQYNRCERLSFIQSGIVRVFKETASGEVTQWIGQEGYFVTDLSSFLFDQPARWSIQMLTDTKLLSISKKDYLQFETHIPDWNRLEKRFIAKCFLQLEDRIYNFIAHTAEERYHLYFEQNKALFNRVPLQYIASVLGMSPETLSRIRAKINS
- a CDS encoding DUF721 domain-containing protein, which produces MYDKKYKGALEYIRSSDDITIKEAIERLLDAYKLKRKFEETSILAVWPTLIGKAIANRTKQIYIKDKKLFVKVESAVIKNELVLMRKQILGRVNEHVGRVIVEELVVL
- the recF gene encoding DNA replication/repair protein RecF (All proteins in this family for which functions are known are DNA-binding proteins that assist the filamentation of RecA onto DNA for the initiation of recombination or recombinational repair.); this encodes MWLRQLSVLNFKNYSESSLEFLPEVNAFAGDNGVGKTNLLDAIHYLSLCKSYFNPIDSQHIKQGQDWFMLQGSFEKDQLHDVISCSIKRNQKKQFKKNKKDYPRLADHIGQFPLVMISPNDSMIITDGSEERRKFIDNVISQTDNKYLDTLIIYNKIIAQRNMLLKQAKQSGVLDLGLVEVLNMQLEEVGTVIYGKRVAFMTEFQPEFDRHYLYLTENAETVQLVYESPLMEDSFLNILEKNLDRDRALERTSVGIHKDDLIFTIHGGMPLKKFGSQGQQKSFLIALKLAQYSFFQQKKGFKPLLLLDDIFDKLDDKRTHKLMQMVSDDEFGQIFLTDTDAKRIKRIFDAIASPVRIFDIAGGEVYV
- a CDS encoding DUF4834 family protein — its product is MAGLLKFLLIAFAVWYLVKFLIRLLLPFAMRKAAEKLMKKAQQQGGSTYTNGGGSFHYETFGQGDNRSQSAPKNDGRISVDYVPPKQEHKRKVADDAGEFVDFEEIK
- the tilS gene encoding tRNA lysidine(34) synthetase TilS; translated protein: MNLLERLTFFIKDNSLFEAHDKILLTVSGGRDSMLLTFLLAKAGYQIAIAHCNFGLRGAESDLDECLVRDFAEAHGIPFYVKHFDTEQVASKRGISIQMAARELRYSWFEELREALSFDKIAVAQHLNDHIETVLLNLSRGTGLQGLQGIQAKRDRLIRPLLFLKAEEVLHYVQEYQIPYRDDQSNFSTKYARNKVRIDIIPQFKKIQPDFERVFEQNIAHFKESYTLLQQFIAPLRDSIFSKEHDEWIIEKEVLRKHITDLPLLYELFSPFCFSKNVLADLQTCFDKESGRLFQSECYDLLLDRDFLIIREKEYKQDNETVITSETKSVSWRNYNVTCDYSFDLSIVPDKQMAKIDAELLVFPLTLRAWKTGDFFYPLGMTGRKKLSDLFTNYKVNVFEKENIPILVNGNGDIIWVATYQLDNRYKISGNTKKVFVLICK
- a CDS encoding OstA-like protein, translated to MKQYFLSFIFMALGLMLASAQQQDELRLLSSSNMITGMSNNAMFYRPVFEHKGSTLSADSGYLHKDEIGRQFFEAYSNVIITQPTGTQIFADKLHYDAASQNATLTQNVRMVSRSSILTTNHLQYNMRSSVGNYYGGGRITSGTDTITSTNATYFENTQDAFFNKKVVVRTPNVKIYTDSMKYNSPSSMTYFYTPTNIKGNKGENLYTEKGDYNTNTGVANFTKKNLYTEGSKMLKGDTLHYDRRTGEGQAIRNVVFIDTTDKFYAYGNKGLYRQSDESITMTDKPLIISVVKKDSTQRDSTDRPTSKNTSNKEIKKKDKNEKKEEVVAKEENQSNGNKPIKIDAVTLPKDSVQMDSIFMTADTLFSKMILRSAYIPKNFKLSRDGGELDVEVDEDYGDDEDSTSTNFTEGLDSLQLKGDTLAKKEVKLQVNPKNTKDKSTILKESTKQNTKKENSTSSKAPAKPVIKDLNRFELEKNSKADSLLRKNAVVPKADFSDQIFNKALRSAKNNTGQSASPPDTAKTRIVKAYHNVRMFKSDFQAVADSVYYGMADSMFRLMGKPMIWAEKSQISGDTIFLQFVNQKLDNTLIVGNAFMVNATLDSVKYNQLKGRKITGFFDKNSLERMFVDGNAENIIYVVNEETNVATELFHDRSSRIKIYMENNKLKEYVSIRKVDGKVYPIAQLTQEKEFLPGFIWKPEDRPKSKQDLLNRKRSVAKEEIKAPQAESKEGKPKEKILKNIDKEIEDNVPETMKKQIEVKEQIKQVEPRPVSPTQTPIKR
- a CDS encoding multicopper oxidase domain-containing protein, which encodes MILKYITLFVGLFVFFSHSYAQHHHEQVSKSTVSYVCPMHPEVTSSKAGKCPKCGMELVKKNIDQQDSNPHHAVAVNPYLGTNDRYTPFKNFAVPIAHPTTDPSKIPGFTISNLEKDIETKAISGARAGLHLPQGSADVKTIRYDLFVTDSIVNFTGKKRQAIAVNGSLPAPTLVFTVGDTALIYVHNQSDEPTSVHWHGIFLPNRMDGVAHLTQHPIPPHKTYVYKFPVLQDGTFWYHSHFSLQEQIGLYGALIFNKRTEPDIPTIPVVLSDWSDMNPHEINRRLHAGNDWFAIKKKTTQSYSEAIKAGRLGVKLTNEWKRMTAMDVSDVYYEKFLLNGAPTQHLSQFKAGDQVRLRIVNGSASTYFWLSFAGGKLKVIANDANDVRPVEVDRMLIAPSETYDVVVTIPENMKYEFLATAEDRTNHASLWLGSGMDMPADKLPKLDYFAGMKMMNGMMKMNGDMKPMGHEMSLQQVDMNAVMYPELKKSSSNVADHSTNKKVYVCPMHPDVVSDKPGTCPKCGMDLELTKGIEGKQLEHDHNHTGKGDLLTLNYNMLQSVEVTTLPNGPWKDLSFELTGNMNRYVWTLNNKTVSESDKILIKRGENVRIKLYNNSMMRHPMHLHGHDFRLVNQYGERSPLKNVVDIMPMETLTLEFAATEDGDWFFHCHILYHMMSGMGRIFTYENSEPNPEIHDPVKAYKMVQMDDRMFTLSGEASVQSNGTEGLVTYSNTRWQISQMWNVGYKASQGYESETTVGRFIDKMQYVMPYVGFDYHYKKLTGHEKNLFGDPERNMFGQKANKSNRKVPVFGVAYTLPWLVIADMRVDTNGKLRFQLGREDIPLTPRLRMNWMVNTDKEYTVGSRYVWTKYISLGAHYDSDMGLGAGVVFTY